One stretch of Pseudoramibacter sp. DNA includes these proteins:
- a CDS encoding helicase-related protein, whose translation MYFDIEEDEKRCRVQNRKKRRRSRSDQRKARRRKFAKTPENERLRQAAEQAVWPSAEEAAAAAEDLMRKKLVSQRLYTRKHHHDEEITPQIEFDLRKWTEGGRTPIAYFHFKHSRTLMKKLTRGFREKNPELAGAVRFVSAKGHWVNIAEWVEKRLHKIAERGEKAAAEKLSFADIMALIEQNGHYPFVKNRSRERELIRKQIPEHIAELFPVARSVDRHFILHVGPTNSGKTHEAIQACEQAEAGVYLAPLRLLAMEQAERMNQDGVPCSMVTGEEERLIEGASHMASTIEMMSEERLYDVAVIDECQMIADRDRGWAWTQAVLGIAAKTVHVCMAPEALNLVTALIEECGDTWETVKHHRATPLTVEDAGFVFPDDVRSGDALVVFSRKSVLQAASILEDKGRRVSVIYGALPYDARRAETKKFLTGETDVVVATDAIGMGMNLPIKRIIFLETDKFDGVRRRDLTPPEIKQIAGRAGRRGFAEKGLVNASFNKSLIAAGLDAETVPLEKARVSMPRFLVNMDSPLSQTIQDWQALPDEGLYLKTDMARAFHLCVWLEVNCTLTKPDMLRAITIPFDENDLNMWALWRRAMKNYDAGRPVLEHVPRTAYEPGDGLERLEKKYRTLDLMYYLQRSLGENESYAFEEKQDILGCKAEVAGAIVRRLKKAKRVYRRCRICGTKLPWNDPYTICDKCYQALHGAQV comes from the coding sequence TTGTATTTTGATATTGAAGAAGACGAAAAGAGGTGCAGGGTGCAGAACCGGAAGAAGAGACGCCGCAGCCGCTCGGATCAGCGCAAGGCCAGACGCAGGAAATTCGCGAAGACGCCGGAAAACGAACGTCTCCGCCAGGCGGCGGAGCAGGCCGTGTGGCCGTCGGCGGAGGAAGCGGCCGCCGCTGCGGAAGATTTGATGAGAAAAAAGCTGGTGAGCCAGCGGCTGTACACGCGAAAGCATCACCACGACGAGGAAATCACGCCCCAGATCGAGTTTGACCTCCGGAAGTGGACCGAAGGGGGCCGGACGCCCATCGCCTATTTCCACTTCAAACACAGCCGGACCCTGATGAAGAAGCTCACGCGGGGCTTTCGCGAAAAGAACCCGGAACTCGCCGGGGCCGTCCGTTTCGTGTCGGCCAAGGGCCACTGGGTGAACATCGCCGAATGGGTGGAAAAGCGGCTCCACAAAATCGCCGAGCGGGGCGAAAAGGCGGCGGCGGAAAAGCTGAGCTTTGCTGACATCATGGCCCTGATCGAACAGAACGGCCATTATCCCTTTGTGAAAAACCGCTCCCGGGAACGGGAACTCATCCGCAAGCAGATCCCCGAACACATCGCCGAGCTGTTTCCGGTGGCGCGGAGTGTCGACCGCCACTTTATCCTCCACGTGGGGCCGACCAATTCCGGCAAGACCCACGAAGCGATCCAGGCCTGCGAACAGGCGGAGGCCGGGGTCTACCTGGCGCCTCTGCGCCTTTTGGCCATGGAGCAGGCTGAACGCATGAACCAGGACGGGGTGCCGTGCTCCATGGTCACCGGGGAAGAAGAGCGCCTCATCGAAGGGGCGTCCCACATGGCCTCCACCATCGAGATGATGTCCGAAGAACGGCTCTACGACGTGGCGGTCATCGACGAATGCCAGATGATCGCCGACCGGGACCGGGGCTGGGCCTGGACCCAGGCGGTGCTGGGCATCGCGGCGAAAACCGTTCACGTGTGCATGGCGCCGGAGGCCCTGAACCTCGTGACTGCCCTGATCGAAGAATGCGGGGACACCTGGGAGACAGTGAAGCATCACCGGGCCACGCCATTGACCGTCGAAGACGCCGGCTTCGTCTTTCCCGACGACGTGCGAAGCGGAGACGCCCTCGTGGTCTTTTCACGCAAATCGGTGCTTCAGGCGGCGTCGATTTTGGAAGACAAGGGCCGGCGGGTGTCGGTGATTTACGGCGCCCTGCCCTACGACGCCCGCCGGGCGGAAACGAAAAAGTTTTTGACCGGCGAGACGGACGTGGTCGTGGCCACCGACGCCATCGGCATGGGGATGAACCTGCCGATCAAGCGGATCATCTTCCTCGAGACCGACAAGTTCGACGGAGTGCGCCGCCGGGATCTGACCCCGCCGGAAATCAAGCAGATCGCCGGGCGCGCCGGGCGCCGGGGCTTTGCTGAAAAGGGCCTCGTCAACGCGAGCTTTAACAAAAGCCTGATCGCCGCGGGGCTTGATGCCGAGACGGTGCCATTGGAAAAAGCCCGGGTGTCCATGCCACGCTTTCTCGTGAACATGGACAGCCCCCTGTCCCAGACGATTCAGGACTGGCAGGCCCTGCCCGACGAAGGGCTTTACCTCAAGACCGACATGGCCCGGGCCTTCCATCTGTGTGTGTGGCTCGAGGTGAACTGCACTCTCACCAAGCCCGATATGCTCCGGGCCATCACCATTCCCTTCGACGAAAACGATCTGAACATGTGGGCCTTGTGGCGTCGGGCGATGAAAAACTACGATGCGGGACGCCCGGTGCTTGAACACGTGCCCCGGACGGCTTACGAACCCGGAGACGGCCTCGAGCGTCTCGAAAAGAAGTACCGGACTTTGGACCTCATGTATTACCTCCAGCGCAGCCTCGGGGAAAACGAGTCCTACGCCTTCGAGGAAAAGCAGGATATCCTCGGGTGCAAGGCCGAAGTGGCCGGCGCCATCGTGAGACGCCTGAAAAAAGCGAAGCGGGTGTACCGAAGATGCCGGATCTGCGGGACGAAGTTGCCGTGGAACGACCCGTACACCATCTGCGACAAATGCTATCAGGCCCTCCACGGGGCGCAGGTTTAG
- a CDS encoding amino acid ABC transporter permease, with protein MSFFELLAQTWPRLLHGLGITLESTLISLALAAILGLVFGMLSVSRATGARAVARVYVDIIRGTPIIVQAFFIYFGITSALNFRMDPMTAGIITLTLNAGAYLAEIFRGGIQAVDKGQMEAARSLGLPYGVAMRKVILPQAVRTMVPAIVNQFIITLKDSSILSVIGLTELTQVGSLIIADNLESFKVWLIVGIMYFIIIMILSTISKKIEKRLKVNA; from the coding sequence GTGAGTTTTTTTGAATTGCTCGCGCAGACATGGCCCCGCTTGCTCCACGGCTTAGGAATAACACTCGAATCAACCCTGATATCGCTGGCGCTTGCCGCGATATTAGGGCTTGTTTTTGGGATGCTTTCCGTCTCAAGAGCAACCGGCGCCCGTGCCGTCGCGCGCGTGTACGTGGATATTATCAGAGGGACGCCTATCATCGTCCAGGCTTTTTTTATTTACTTCGGGATCACCAGTGCCCTGAACTTCAGGATGGACCCGATGACCGCCGGGATCATCACCCTGACGTTAAACGCCGGGGCCTACCTCGCGGAAATCTTCCGCGGCGGGATTCAGGCCGTGGATAAGGGGCAAATGGAAGCCGCCCGCAGCCTGGGCCTGCCCTACGGCGTCGCCATGCGCAAGGTCATTCTGCCCCAGGCGGTGCGCACCATGGTGCCGGCCATCGTCAACCAGTTCATCATCACCTTGAAAGACAGTTCCATCTTGTCTGTCATCGGTCTGACTGAACTGACTCAGGTCGGGAGCCTGATCATCGCCGACAACCTGGAATCTTTTAAGGTCTGGCTCATCGTCGGGATCATGTACTTCATCATCATCATGATTCTGTCGACCATTTCCAAGAAAATTGAAAAGAGGTTGAAAGTCAATGCCTAA
- a CDS encoding citrate synthase yields the protein MNDSLTQAFIQKYTPRLVERDRISMDTYKAHNVNQGLRDEKGNGLVVGLTNISRADGFEIENGKRTACPGKLWYRGIDIKDLINGFTSCRFGYESTAFLLLFGDLPTQDELDDFIEVLDQYRTLPPHFVRDIIMHAPSNDLMRMLTRSVLSLSAYDDNSEDTSPENVLRQCLMLISQFPILVIYAYQAYNHYLKGNSLYLHRPKPGMSTSEILLSLLRPDRRYTDLEAWVLEVELILHMEHGGGNNSTFVDRVVSSTGADTYSTIAAAIASLKGPKHGGQILIVPKMMADLEENIASDTDMAGIKRYLTAVLDCKAFDHQGKIYGIDNPVYSISDPRADILRTYAKKLAAVKGCENIYNLYAAVADLAPKLLAERDPDAKPTSANIDFFSGFVYHLLDIPEELYTPMIAVGRIVGWSAHRIEELINCQVIMRPAYESLTPKQRPFVPIEDRKTESR from the coding sequence ATGAACGATTCATTGACACAGGCCTTTATCCAGAAATACACACCCCGGCTCGTGGAGCGGGACCGGATCTCCATGGACACCTACAAGGCCCACAACGTGAACCAGGGGCTCCGGGACGAAAAGGGCAACGGCCTTGTCGTCGGCCTCACGAACATTTCCCGGGCCGACGGCTTTGAAATCGAAAACGGCAAACGCACGGCCTGCCCCGGCAAGCTGTGGTACCGCGGCATCGACATCAAGGACCTCATCAACGGCTTCACTTCCTGCCGCTTCGGCTACGAATCGACCGCCTTCCTTCTGCTCTTCGGTGATCTGCCCACCCAGGACGAACTGGACGACTTCATCGAAGTCCTCGACCAGTACCGCACCCTGCCGCCCCATTTCGTCCGGGACATCATCATGCACGCCCCGTCCAACGACCTCATGCGCATGCTCACCCGAAGCGTCTTGTCCCTGAGCGCCTACGACGACAACAGCGAAGACACGTCCCCGGAAAACGTGCTGCGCCAATGCCTCATGCTCATCAGCCAGTTCCCGATCCTCGTGATCTACGCCTACCAGGCCTACAATCATTACCTCAAGGGCAATTCCCTTTACCTGCACCGGCCGAAGCCGGGGATGTCCACCTCTGAAATTCTGTTGAGCCTGCTGCGTCCGGACCGCCGGTACACCGACCTCGAAGCCTGGGTCCTGGAAGTGGAACTCATCCTCCACATGGAACACGGCGGCGGCAACAACTCGACCTTTGTGGACCGGGTGGTCTCCTCCACCGGCGCCGACACCTACTCCACCATCGCCGCGGCGATTGCATCCCTGAAGGGGCCGAAGCACGGCGGCCAGATCCTCATCGTGCCGAAGATGATGGCCGACCTCGAAGAAAACATCGCCTCGGACACCGACATGGCCGGCATCAAACGCTACCTCACCGCGGTCCTCGACTGCAAGGCCTTTGACCATCAGGGCAAGATTTACGGCATCGACAACCCAGTGTACTCCATCTCCGACCCACGGGCAGACATTCTCCGAACCTACGCGAAAAAACTTGCCGCCGTCAAGGGATGCGAAAACATCTACAATCTCTACGCCGCCGTGGCGGATCTGGCGCCGAAGCTCCTGGCCGAACGGGATCCGGACGCCAAACCCACCAGCGCCAACATTGACTTCTTCAGCGGCTTCGTGTATCACCTGCTGGACATCCCCGAAGAACTCTACACCCCGATGATCGCCGTGGGGCGCATCGTCGGCTGGAGCGCCCACCGCATCGAAGAGCTCATCAACTGCCAGGTCATCATGCGCCCGGCCTACGAAAGCCTGACGCCGAAACAGCGCCCCTTCGTGCCCATCGAAGACCGCAAAACCGAAAGCCGATAA
- a CDS encoding barstar family protein, whose amino-acid sequence MREVNIEGRKMDSKERAQLHIQHRMDWPESYGKTLDALWDGLMDIRKNTMIHFFDPDTVKDQLGQYGFSLVQTFEDAAKANPKIVLEMDA is encoded by the coding sequence ATGCGGGAAGTCAATATCGAAGGCCGGAAAATGGATTCAAAGGAACGGGCGCAGCTGCACATTCAGCACCGGATGGACTGGCCGGAATCCTACGGCAAAACCCTGGACGCCCTTTGGGACGGCCTCATGGATATCCGGAAGAACACGATGATTCATTTCTTCGACCCGGACACCGTCAAGGATCAGCTGGGCCAGTACGGCTTTTCCCTGGTTCAGACCTTTGAAGACGCCGCTAAAGCCAATCCTAAGATCGTGCTTGAAATGGACGCGTGA
- a CDS encoding transporter substrate-binding domain-containing protein: MKKGLRLGLVFALALVTVVTFAACGTSSSNSKEYIIATDTTFAPFEFENKDGKRVGIDMDLLKAIAKDQGFKYTVKALGFDGAVQSLESGQSDGVIAGMSITDERKKKFDFSDPYFDSGIGMAVKKDSTITDYDQLRGKNVAIKAGTEGARFAKANQSKYGYTLSTFKSSANMYEDVKSGHSAACFEDYPVLGYAITKGQPLKIVGDLQAGNSYGFAVQKGKNQKLLKMFNAGLKHLKKNGQYDKIVNKYIKTK; encoded by the coding sequence ATGAAAAAAGGATTAAGATTAGGATTGGTCTTTGCCCTGGCATTGGTCACCGTCGTGACCTTCGCAGCCTGCGGCACATCGTCAAGCAACTCGAAAGAGTACATCATTGCCACCGACACGACGTTCGCCCCGTTCGAATTTGAAAACAAAGACGGCAAGCGCGTCGGCATCGACATGGATTTATTGAAAGCCATCGCCAAGGATCAGGGCTTCAAATACACCGTGAAAGCCCTCGGCTTCGACGGGGCGGTTCAGTCTCTTGAAAGCGGTCAGAGCGACGGCGTCATCGCCGGGATGAGCATCACCGACGAACGCAAGAAAAAGTTCGACTTCTCCGACCCGTACTTTGATTCCGGCATCGGCATGGCCGTGAAGAAAGACTCAACCATCACCGATTACGATCAGCTGCGCGGCAAGAACGTCGCCATCAAAGCCGGCACCGAAGGCGCCCGCTTCGCGAAAGCCAACCAGAGCAAATACGGCTACACCCTGTCAACGTTCAAGAGCTCAGCCAACATGTACGAAGACGTCAAGTCCGGCCACTCCGCAGCCTGCTTTGAAGACTACCCGGTGCTCGGCTACGCCATCACCAAGGGCCAGCCGCTGAAAATCGTCGGCGACCTGCAGGCCGGCAACTCTTACGGTTTCGCCGTCCAGAAGGGCAAGAATCAGAAGCTCCTTAAAATGTTCAATGCGGGCCTGAAACACTTGAAGAAAAACGGCCAGTACGATAAAATAGTCAATAAATACATCAAAACGAAATAA
- a CDS encoding amino acid ABC transporter ATP-binding protein — MPKIEVKNLEKSFGDLQVLKDINLDVNEGEVVCVIGPSGSGKSTMLRCLNGLETPTSGSIVIDGHHISDPEVNIDMARRNIGMVFQQFNLFPFMTVKRNVTFAPVTLKMMSQEEADKKAEHLLDRVGMLDKADAYPKQLSGGQQQRVAIARALEMNPDIMLFDEPTSALDPEMVGEVLNVMEHLASEGMTMVVVTHEMGFAKHVADRVIFIDEGVVVEEGTPEQVFDHPQNERTQNFLNMVLQ; from the coding sequence ATGCCTAAAATCGAAGTGAAAAATCTGGAAAAAAGCTTCGGGGATCTCCAGGTCCTCAAAGACATTAACCTCGATGTGAACGAAGGGGAAGTGGTGTGCGTCATCGGCCCATCGGGCTCCGGCAAGAGCACGATGCTGCGCTGTCTCAACGGCCTGGAAACGCCCACCAGCGGCTCGATCGTCATCGACGGCCATCACATTTCAGACCCCGAAGTGAACATCGACATGGCCCGCCGGAACATCGGCATGGTGTTCCAGCAGTTCAACCTGTTCCCGTTCATGACGGTGAAGCGCAACGTGACCTTTGCGCCGGTGACCCTCAAAATGATGAGCCAGGAAGAAGCGGACAAAAAGGCGGAACATCTGCTGGACCGGGTCGGCATGCTCGACAAGGCCGACGCCTATCCGAAACAGCTCTCCGGGGGCCAGCAGCAGCGGGTCGCCATCGCCAGAGCCCTGGAAATGAACCCAGACATCATGCTCTTTGACGAACCGACGTCAGCCCTCGACCCTGAAATGGTCGGGGAAGTCCTCAACGTCATGGAACACCTGGCGTCCGAAGGGATGACCATGGTGGTGGTCACCCACGAAATGGGCTTCGCGAAGCACGTCGCCGACCGGGTCATCTTCATCGACGAAGGGGTCGTGGTGGAAGAAGGCACGCCGGAACAGGTCTTCGACCATCCCCAGAACGAAAGAACCCAGAATTTCCTCAACATGGTGCTCCAGTAG
- the htpG gene encoding molecular chaperone HtpG — translation MAKKEFKAESKRLLDLMVNSIYTNKEIFLRELISNASDAIDKRYFKASQEGKTGLSRNDYPIRVTPDEKARTITITDCGIGMTDKEMESDLGTIAQSGSLDFKTENAKADGTDALDIIGQFGVGFYSAFMVSKKIKVVSKAEGSDQAYVWESEGADGYTIEPAERDDVGTTITLYLRDDTDDEKYSDYLKEWKLQDLIKKYSDYIRYPIVMNVTRQEALSKEEKEAAEPDKDGKKPEFKTVHRDETINSMVPIWKRKSSEVTTEEYNQFYKDKFVDWEDPQKIISTNVEGLLSYNALLFIPSRVPYNFYSKDYKRGLQLYSSGVLIMDKCEDLLPDYFGFVRGLVDSQDISLNISREMLQQNRQVKAIANRLEKKIISELKDMMAKDREGYEKFFKNFGLRLKFGIYDNFGANKDKLKDLVLFYSSTEEKPVTFKEYVDRMKEDQKYIYYATGDSVDKIKHMPQNEMLMDKGYEVLFCTEEVDEFALKVLGSYDDKAFKSTADDDLGIEMSDEEKAIREKQNKASEGLLNSIKDALGDKVAAVKLSTRLKTHPVCFSAGEGVSLEMEKVLAEQSKAVGQKPTEDMKAKKVLEINGDHPVFAAMRRVYEADDKDTLKDYAELLYDQAMLIEGMPIDDPVDFSNRVCRLMK, via the coding sequence ATGGCAAAAAAAGAATTTAAGGCAGAATCCAAGCGGCTGCTGGATCTGATGGTCAATTCCATCTACACCAACAAGGAAATCTTCTTAAGAGAATTGATTTCCAACGCCAGCGACGCCATTGACAAGCGGTACTTCAAGGCCAGCCAGGAAGGGAAGACCGGCCTGTCCAGAAACGATTATCCGATCCGGGTGACGCCGGACGAAAAGGCCCGGACCATCACCATCACCGACTGCGGCATCGGCATGACTGACAAGGAAATGGAAAGCGATTTGGGGACCATCGCCCAGTCCGGAAGCCTCGACTTCAAGACCGAAAACGCGAAGGCCGACGGCACCGACGCTCTGGATATCATCGGCCAGTTCGGGGTCGGCTTCTACTCGGCCTTCATGGTCAGCAAGAAGATCAAGGTCGTCTCTAAAGCCGAAGGCAGCGATCAGGCTTATGTCTGGGAATCCGAAGGGGCAGACGGCTACACCATCGAACCGGCGGAACGGGACGATGTCGGCACGACAATTACTTTATATTTAAGAGATGACACCGACGACGAAAAGTACAGCGACTATCTCAAAGAATGGAAGCTCCAGGATTTAATCAAAAAATATTCAGACTACATCCGCTACCCGATCGTCATGAACGTTACCCGTCAGGAAGCCCTGTCGAAAGAAGAAAAAGAAGCGGCGGAACCGGACAAGGACGGCAAGAAGCCGGAATTCAAGACCGTGCACCGGGATGAAACCATCAACTCCATGGTGCCGATCTGGAAGCGCAAGTCCTCGGAAGTGACCACCGAAGAATACAACCAGTTCTACAAAGACAAGTTCGTGGACTGGGAAGATCCCCAGAAAATTATCTCCACCAACGTCGAAGGGCTGCTCTCTTACAACGCGCTGCTGTTCATCCCGTCCCGGGTGCCCTATAACTTTTATTCTAAAGACTATAAGCGCGGGCTCCAGCTGTACTCCTCCGGGGTGCTCATCATGGACAAATGTGAAGATTTGCTGCCCGACTACTTCGGCTTCGTCCGGGGCCTTGTGGACTCCCAGGACATCTCGCTGAATATTTCCCGGGAAATGCTCCAGCAGAACCGCCAGGTGAAGGCCATCGCCAACCGCCTCGAAAAGAAGATCATCTCCGAACTCAAGGACATGATGGCCAAAGACCGGGAAGGCTACGAAAAATTCTTCAAGAACTTCGGCCTGCGCCTGAAATTCGGGATCTACGACAACTTCGGCGCCAACAAAGACAAGCTCAAAGACCTGGTGCTGTTCTACAGCTCTACCGAAGAAAAGCCGGTCACCTTTAAAGAATACGTGGACCGCATGAAGGAAGATCAGAAATACATCTACTACGCCACCGGGGATTCCGTCGACAAGATCAAGCACATGCCTCAGAACGAAATGCTCATGGACAAGGGCTACGAAGTGCTGTTCTGCACCGAAGAAGTGGACGAATTCGCCCTGAAAGTTCTCGGCAGCTACGACGACAAGGCCTTTAAGTCCACCGCTGACGACGATCTGGGCATTGAAATGTCCGATGAAGAAAAAGCCATTCGGGAAAAACAGAACAAGGCTTCCGAAGGGCTCCTCAACAGCATCAAAGACGCCCTCGGCGACAAGGTCGCGGCGGTCAAGCTGTCCACCCGTCTGAAGACCCATCCGGTGTGCTTCTCCGCAGGGGAAGGGGTTTCCCTCGAAATGGAAAAAGTCCTCGCCGAACAGTCCAAGGCCGTGGGTCAGAAACCGACCGAAGACATGAAGGCGAAGAAAGTCCTCGAAATCAACGGCGACCATCCGGTCTTCGCCGCCATGCGCCGGGTCTACGAAGCTGACGATAAGGATACCCTCAAAGACTACGCGGAACTGCTTTACGATCAGGCGATGCTCATCGAAGGGATGCCCATCGACGACCCGGTGGATTTCTCCAACCGCGTGTGCCGTTTGATGAAATAA
- a CDS encoding DUF6465 family protein: protein MARKLSKKSVQAAMPEVKAEKKAEVKAEVKAGAAKAAKTVADATAKTATAAKSAAKTGVKKAAARRSRGYKSEVIIQRRDFEVTSSGLVDHVKEIWTKEMGNLVRDLKDIKVYVNTEEAMAYYVINGDVNGKFAL, encoded by the coding sequence ATGGCAAGAAAATTATCCAAAAAATCGGTACAGGCGGCCATGCCTGAAGTAAAAGCAGAAAAGAAAGCGGAAGTGAAGGCAGAAGTCAAAGCCGGTGCCGCCAAAGCAGCCAAGACCGTGGCCGACGCCACAGCCAAAACCGCCACAGCGGCAAAATCCGCAGCGAAAACCGGCGTGAAGAAAGCGGCTGCCCGCAGAAGCCGCGGCTACAAGAGCGAAGTCATCATCCAGCGCCGGGACTTCGAAGTCACTTCTTCGGGACTCGTTGACCACGTCAAGGAAATCTGGACGAAGGAAATGGGCAACCTGGTTCGGGATCTCAAGGACATCAAGGTGTACGTCAACACCGAAGAAGCGATGGCGTACTACGTCATCAACGGCGACGTCAACGGCAAATTCGCCCTGTAA
- a CDS encoding radical SAM protein, which translates to MASFKYNLEKFGIERVVGWLTKNPEKNLPRVMNWVDKFSHGEFVGQRNAIRAAINDENHPYHPMVMKIVHMDSNVLKKAFVNFFMNANLVGWDKQEEVRHKYGCNAPWAILLDPTSACNLHCTGCWAAEYGNKLNLSFDEIDDIIRQGKEIGVYMYIYTGGEPLVRKDDLIKLCEKHDDCMFLSFTNGTLLDAHFADEMKRVGNFIPAISLEGFEEATDARRGNGVYDKVIAATKLLKERNLPFGFSCCYTRQNFESITSEAYYDKMIDLGALFVWYFHFMPTGVNAVPELMVTPEQRVEMHRRIRDYRNRKPLFAMDFQNDAEYVGGCIAGGRRYLHINANGDVDPCVFIHYSDSNIREKSLLDALRSPLFMAYHDGQPFNENMLRPCPMLENPEILPQMVKKTGAHSTDLEAPEPVDDLVAKTKKYAENWAPVAHDMWDGSPEEARYIAKRDRLEKASEKREKERAEEESSDIA; encoded by the coding sequence ATGGCATCATTCAAATATAACTTAGAAAAATTCGGTATCGAACGTGTTGTGGGGTGGCTCACCAAGAACCCGGAAAAGAACCTGCCCCGCGTCATGAATTGGGTCGATAAGTTTTCCCACGGGGAATTCGTCGGACAGAGAAATGCGATCCGCGCAGCCATCAACGACGAAAACCATCCGTATCACCCGATGGTCATGAAAATTGTCCACATGGACTCCAATGTATTAAAGAAAGCATTCGTGAACTTCTTCATGAACGCCAACCTCGTCGGCTGGGACAAACAGGAAGAAGTGCGCCATAAATACGGCTGCAACGCCCCATGGGCGATCCTGCTGGACCCGACGTCCGCCTGCAACCTCCACTGCACCGGCTGCTGGGCCGCAGAATACGGCAACAAGCTGAACCTGAGCTTTGACGAAATCGACGATATCATCCGCCAGGGCAAGGAAATCGGCGTCTACATGTACATCTACACCGGCGGCGAACCCCTGGTCCGCAAGGACGACCTCATCAAACTCTGCGAAAAACACGACGACTGCATGTTCCTGTCTTTCACCAACGGGACGCTGCTGGACGCCCACTTCGCCGATGAAATGAAACGGGTCGGCAACTTCATCCCGGCCATTTCCCTCGAAGGCTTTGAAGAAGCGACGGATGCCCGCCGCGGCAACGGCGTGTACGACAAAGTTATCGCAGCCACGAAGCTTTTGAAAGAAAGAAATCTGCCCTTCGGCTTCTCCTGCTGCTACACCAGACAGAACTTCGAATCCATCACCTCTGAAGCGTATTACGACAAGATGATTGATCTCGGCGCCCTGTTCGTGTGGTACTTCCACTTCATGCCTACCGGCGTCAACGCCGTGCCGGAACTCATGGTTACCCCGGAACAGCGTGTGGAAATGCACCGGAGAATCCGCGACTACCGCAACAGAAAACCGCTGTTCGCCATGGACTTCCAGAACGACGCGGAATATGTCGGCGGATGCATCGCCGGCGGCCGCCGCTACCTGCACATCAACGCCAACGGCGACGTCGACCCCTGCGTGTTCATCCACTATTCGGATTCCAACATCCGCGAAAAATCCCTGCTGGATGCGCTGCGCTCACCGCTTTTCATGGCCTATCACGACGGCCAGCCCTTTAACGAAAACATGCTGAGACCGTGCCCGATGCTCGAAAATCCGGAAATCCTGCCTCAGATGGTCAAGAAGACCGGAGCCCACTCCACGGACCTCGAAGCGCCGGAACCGGTTGACGATCTCGTCGCCAAGACCAAGAAATACGCTGAAAACTGGGCGCCTGTGGCTCACGACATGTGGGACGGCAGCCCTGAAGAAGCCCGCTACATCGCCAAACGCGACCGTTTGGAAAAAGCATCTGAAAAACGTGAAAAAGAACGGGCCGAAGAAGAATCCAGCGACATTGCGTAA
- a CDS encoding tRNA1(Val) (adenine(37)-N6)-methyltransferase produces MSDLLSTFKKPEERLEDLGLDGLTILQNPQAFRFNIDSVLLAWYASGAVHMRTKTADLGTGTGVLPLLLYGRTHTGHIDAVEIQKEMADMAARSVAMNRLENKIHVFCSDLREEPGRHLTRGAYDVVITNPPYMPKGQGAVNPDRPLAIARHEITCTLDDVAAAAQALLKDRGKLFMVHRADRLVDLCAVLRAHTLEIKRIRPVQPFPDKPANQVLLAAAKRGKPGAVIEAPLSVYSEPGVYSDAINRIYGTDGPVPKVFR; encoded by the coding sequence ATGTCTGATTTGCTCTCAACTTTTAAAAAACCTGAGGAAAGACTCGAAGACCTCGGCCTCGACGGGCTGACCATCCTCCAGAATCCCCAGGCTTTCCGGTTTAATATCGACTCGGTGCTTTTGGCCTGGTACGCCTCAGGCGCTGTCCACATGCGGACGAAAACTGCCGACCTCGGCACCGGCACCGGCGTCCTGCCCCTGCTGCTTTACGGGCGCACCCACACCGGTCACATTGACGCCGTCGAGATCCAAAAAGAGATGGCAGACATGGCCGCCCGGTCGGTGGCGATGAACCGCCTGGAAAACAAGATTCACGTGTTTTGCAGCGACCTCCGGGAAGAACCCGGCCGCCATCTGACCCGGGGCGCCTACGACGTGGTCATCACCAATCCCCCCTACATGCCAAAAGGCCAGGGAGCGGTCAATCCCGACCGTCCCCTGGCCATCGCCCGCCACGAGATCACGTGCACCTTGGACGACGTGGCGGCTGCCGCCCAGGCACTATTAAAAGACCGGGGCAAGCTGTTCATGGTGCACCGGGCCGACCGCCTCGTGGATTTGTGCGCAGTGCTTCGGGCCCACACCCTCGAAATCAAGCGCATCCGGCCCGTGCAGCCCTTCCCCGACAAACCGGCGAACCAGGTGCTTCTCGCCGCCGCAAAGCGGGGCAAGCCCGGTGCCGTCATCGAGGCGCCCCTGTCGGTTTACAGTGAACCCGGCGTTTATTCCGACGCCATCAACCGCATTTACGGCACAGACGGCCCGGTCCCGAAGGTGTTCCGCTAA